The proteins below are encoded in one region of Catharus ustulatus isolate bCatUst1 chromosome 21, bCatUst1.pri.v2, whole genome shotgun sequence:
- the CDC26 gene encoding anaphase-promoting complex subunit CDC26, producing the protein MLRRKPTRLELKLDDIEEFESVRKELESRRKQRDEAEAAAGGEEAAAIGALGTEHKSREQLINDRIGYKPQPKAGGRTAHFGTFEF; encoded by the exons ATGCTCCGACGGAAGCCGACGCGGCTGGAGCTGAAGCTGGACGATATCGAGGAGTTCGAGAGCGTCCgcaaggagctggag AGCCGCAGGAAGCAGCGGGACgaggcggaggcggcggcgggtggCGAGGAGGCGGCGGCGATCGGAGCGCTGGGCACGGAGCACAAGAGCCGCGAGCAGCTCATCAATGACCGCATCGGGTACAAGCCGCAGCCTAAGGCCGGCGGCCGCACCGCGCACTTCGGCACCTTCGAGTTCTAA